A DNA window from Coffea arabica cultivar ET-39 chromosome 6c, Coffea Arabica ET-39 HiFi, whole genome shotgun sequence contains the following coding sequences:
- the LOC113693175 gene encoding uncharacterized protein, whose product MAVTLRSGKVLDDPIIKPKTKPSEKQDRSRIAIESEGIGDSENGSCKKTQGEDNQCMKVLKFLKEIVSNTKKLEDFAEMSLIEECSAVLQNHLPIKMKDLGSFTVPCQFEHILVDKCLCDLGSSVNLMALPFFKKLNFANLGPTQVILQLTDRSVHYPIGIIEDLLVKFDKFYFSADFLVLDMEEDISMQIILDRGFLATGWANIDLLEGKLTLRVGKEKEEFNVFEPLKYPSYEESCSYITISNDLYGEKYALQQDVEVTPLQNHHAYFSSIVQKYNGDVKNYAKSQAHAKEIVKSSEPFHPP is encoded by the exons ATGGCTGTGACTCTTCGTTCAGGCAAAGTATTGGATGATCCTATCATTAAACCCAAGACTAAACCAAGTGAAAAGCAAGATAGGAGCAGAATTGCTATTGAAAGTGAAGGAATTGGAGATTCAGAGAATGGCTCATGCAAAAAGACTCAAGGTGAAGATAATCAATGTATGAAGGTGCTTAAG ttcttgaaggaGATAGTGTCTAATACAAAGAAGTTAGAAGACTTTGCAGAGATGTCTCTTattgaggaatgtagtgcagTGCTACAAAATCATCTTCCTATCAAGATGAAAGATCTAGGGAGTTTTACTGTGCCTTGTCAATTTGAACATATTCTTGTTGATAAATGTCTATGTGACCTTGGATCTAGTGTTAATTTGATGGCTCTaccatttttcaagaaattaaacttTGCCAATTTGGGGCCTACTCAAGTGATTCTACAATTGACTGATCGTTCAGTGCATTATCCTATTGGTATTATAGAAGATCTATTAGTTAAATtcgataaattttatttttctgctgATTTTCTTGTTCTTGACATGGAGGAGGATATTTCTATGCAAATTATCCTTGATAGAGGATTTTTAGCTACTGGATGGGCTAATATAGACTtacttgaaggaaaattgacTTTAAGGGTTggtaaagaaaaagaagaatttaaTGTTTTTGAACCCTTAAAATACCCTTCGTACGAGGAGTCTTGTTCCTATATTACTATTTCTAACGATTTGTATGGTGAAAAATATGCATTACAACAAGATGTAGAGGTCACCCCCTTGCAAAATcatcatgcatatttttcttcaatagTTCAAAAGTACAATGGAGATGTGAAAAATTATGCAAAATCGCAGGCACATGCTAAGGAAATTGTGAAATCATCCGAACCATTTCATCCACCATAA